In one Alphaproteobacteria bacterium genomic region, the following are encoded:
- the rpmI gene encoding 50S ribosomal protein L35: MPKLKTKKAAAKRFKITASGKVKRTRAFTSHLMSNKDHKNKRNLRGTTVVAAADAKVIKKCFLVNSK, from the coding sequence ATGCCAAAACTAAAAACTAAAAAAGCTGCTGCTAAAAGATTTAAAATCACAGCATCAGGAAAAGTTAAAAGAACAAGAGCTTTTACTAGCCACCTTATGTCAAATAAGGATCATAAAAACAAAAGAAACCTAAGAGGGACTACAGTGGTTGCTGCTGCGGATGCTAAAGTAATCAAAAAATGTTTCTTGGTAAATTCTAAATAA
- the rplT gene encoding 50S ribosomal protein L20 produces the protein MARVKRGVTNHKRHKKIIKMAKGHRGRRKNCFRTAIQSVEKSLQYAYRDRRTNKRNFRRLWIQRINAATRQHDMTYSSFINGLTKAGVEVNRKMLSEVAIADPKAFRSLVETAKKAL, from the coding sequence ATGGCTAGAGTTAAAAGAGGTGTTACAAACCATAAAAGACATAAAAAGATTATCAAAATGGCTAAAGGTCATAGAGGTAGAAGAAAAAACTGTTTCAGAACTGCGATTCAGTCTGTAGAAAAATCTCTACAATATGCATATAGAGACAGAAGAACAAACAAAAGAAACTTTAGAAGACTTTGGATTCAAAGAATCAATGCTGCTACAAGACAGCATGATATGACTTATTCTTCATTCATCAACGGATTGACAAAAGCTGGTGTTGAAGTTAATAGAAAAATGCTTTCAGAAGTAGCAATTGCTGATCCTAAAGCCTTTAGAAGCCTTGTTGAAACTGCAAAGAAGGCTCTATAA
- a CDS encoding ABC transporter ATP-binding protein/permease yields the protein MKHNEKIDAKIPNKLLGFFYHFLKPHKYAFIFSSLFILVFISLNSLFLPFILKGIINKVTVFEGDLSESFYIITKGLIAYVVFSLFGTVFISSAGLLEKKFQPDVIADINVQLTSSVHGHSYKYFSDNFGGSLANKISDLSNYFFDILGTVFWKFMPTIIILSINIFLFSLISLKLGALLAIFVFIHFSYTIYRMPVLKKKFKKHSEEISVVKGKIVDSLTNFAVVKLNSKQFFEEREIFKAHEKEKYYSRKVWSSSHRTWVPLGILSDSFGAILAVLVFYLYSKREIGLGDVSYAFMVLGTIYKSLWDFNKVILKFLSNVSKMQRALDTLLMPYEVKDKNNAKDMKVSRGDILFDKISFHYGNRRYIFKNFNLHIKPGEKVGLVGSSGAGKTTLVNLLLRLFDVQKGGVLIDGQNISEVKQKSLRDNISVVTQDSTLFHRSLKDNISYVKQNASLKEIREAAQKAGADEFISQLSKKYKTLVGERGIKLSGGQRQRVNIARTILKDAPILVLDEATSALDSETETYIQKTFKEIMKGKTTIAIAHRLSTLKLMDRIVVIEKGKIVEEGTHKQLLKNNGTYAKLWEMQSGDFIGKEDL from the coding sequence ATGAAACATAATGAAAAAATAGATGCAAAGATTCCTAATAAGCTTTTAGGATTCTTTTACCACTTCTTAAAACCTCATAAGTATGCTTTTATATTTTCGTCACTATTTATTCTGGTTTTTATAAGCCTTAATAGCTTGTTTCTACCATTTATATTAAAAGGGATTATAAATAAAGTAACTGTTTTTGAAGGAGATTTAAGCGAATCGTTTTATATTATTACAAAAGGATTAATTGCTTATGTTGTTTTTTCTTTATTTGGTACTGTTTTTATATCTTCTGCAGGATTGTTAGAAAAAAAATTCCAACCAGATGTTATAGCAGATATTAATGTTCAACTAACTTCTAGTGTTCATGGGCATTCATATAAGTATTTCTCTGATAATTTTGGAGGTAGTCTAGCTAATAAAATAAGTGATTTATCTAATTACTTTTTTGATATATTGGGGACAGTATTTTGGAAGTTTATGCCTACAATTATTATCCTGTCAATTAATATATTTTTATTCTCTCTAATAAGTTTAAAATTAGGAGCTTTATTGGCTATATTTGTTTTTATACATTTTTCTTATACAATTTATAGGATGCCTGTTTTAAAGAAGAAGTTTAAAAAACATTCAGAAGAGATAAGTGTCGTAAAGGGAAAAATAGTTGATAGTTTAACTAATTTTGCTGTAGTGAAGTTAAATTCAAAACAGTTCTTTGAAGAAAGAGAAATTTTTAAAGCTCATGAAAAAGAGAAGTATTATAGCAGAAAAGTTTGGTCATCAAGTCACAGAACATGGGTGCCTTTAGGGATTTTAAGTGATTCTTTCGGTGCTATTCTTGCTGTTTTGGTCTTCTATTTGTATTCTAAGAGAGAAATTGGTTTAGGAGATGTCTCTTATGCCTTTATGGTTTTAGGAACTATATATAAAAGTTTGTGGGACTTTAATAAAGTTATTTTAAAGTTTTTAAGCAATGTTAGCAAAATGCAAAGAGCATTAGATACTCTTTTAATGCCGTATGAAGTAAAAGATAAAAATAATGCTAAAGATATGAAAGTATCAAGGGGAGATATATTGTTTGATAAAATATCTTTTCATTATGGCAATAGAAGATATATATTTAAAAATTTTAACCTTCATATCAAACCAGGGGAAAAAGTCGGACTAGTTGGTTCGTCAGGAGCTGGTAAAACAACTTTAGTTAATCTTTTGCTACGATTGTTTGATGTGCAAAAAGGAGGGGTTTTAATCGACGGACAAAATATATCTGAAGTTAAACAAAAATCTCTTAGAGATAATATAAGTGTTGTTACTCAAGATAGTACACTTTTCCACAGAAGCTTAAAAGATAATATATCTTATGTAAAACAGAATGCTTCTTTAAAAGAAATTAGAGAAGCTGCTCAGAAAGCTGGAGCGGATGAATTTATTTCTCAATTGTCAAAGAAATATAAAACTTTAGTAGGAGAGCGAGGTATAAAACTTTCTGGAGGACAAAGACAAAGAGTTAATATCGCAAGAACTATATTAAAGGATGCTCCAATATTAGTACTGGATGAGGCTACATCGGCTCTTGATAGTGAAACAGAAACATATATACAAAAAACTTTTAAAGAGATAATGAAAGGTAAGACAACCATTGCTATTGCTCAT